In the genome of Pseudobdellovibrionaceae bacterium, one region contains:
- a CDS encoding DUF1328 domain-containing protein — protein MLRWSITFFIIAIIAALFGFSEIAGTATGIAKVLFFVFLLLFVFSLLFSGIKKPRE, from the coding sequence ATGTTACGATGGTCCATTACATTTTTTATTATCGCAATAATTGCGGCACTATTCGGATTTAGTGAGATTGCGGGGACGGCAACGGGGATAGCAAAAGTTTTATTTTTTGTATTTCTGTTACTCTTTGTTTTTTCACTCTTGTTCTCTGGTATCAAAAAACCAAGGGAATGA